The genomic interval CGTATACAATGTTTCAACATCTCTTCTTGATGACAAATAAACATTGGGAGAAATGAGGCTTGGCTTCGGCAGAATATTATCTATCCAGGCGCAAAAACCTCTCTTTATAATATGTTGTTTATCATCATGACTGATATCAATGGTAGTAATGCCATGCCAGTCAGTTGGAATATGTATATCTTTATCACATATACATAAAACAACATTTGATTTTCCTTTTTTCCCAATCATGATACCCGCTTCAAACCATACATTATCTCGTGTGATTTTCAAACCACTTTTATCTCGAATCTGAGCAATATCATCAGGAGAGACGACAAATACACCAGCATCCACATCATCAAATTTTCTTATGAGAGCATCCATCGTGTATTGACCTGGAATAAATACTCTGCCAGATTCATTCCAAGGGACAATGGTATGTCCCAGCTCCTCTAGAATTACACCTACAAGATCACAATGCGACAGCGCTTCTTTGGAAGAGCCCATGAAAATTTTCAAATCTCTTACCCCCTTCAAATTCATTTTCCCCACAAACAACGAACATTGAACAGCACAAATATGCGGCAAAGCGCACGTTTTCCAGTACCGTTCAATGTTCACTGCGGCGTCAGCCGCCTATTTGGTCGGAGTGGTGGGACTCGAACCCACGGCCTCTTGGTCCCGAACCAAGCACACTACCACCTGTGCCACACCCCGAAATACACGCGCGAGCCCCTGAGGCCTCTGCGCAACTGTCTAATAGTGTACTACATCTGCGCCCATTTGTAAAGCGGAAATTCAGAAAGCCTTTCAGAAAGTCCACAGTGACTGTCCACAGGATGGACTATATTTACATTATTTGCCATTTTCGTACTCCGCGACGATCTCCAGCACATTCCCCTCCACATCCAGGACACAGCTCTCATAGTACCCGTCGCCCGTAGTGCGCGGTTCTTTCAAAACGGCGAATCCGTCCGACTTGAGTCTGGCCGTCAGCCGGTCCACAGCTTCTCGACTGCCAACACCGAGCGCCAGGTGTGCATACCCCAGACGGTCCGCGACGACCTGACTGACTGCCCGCACATCGGACCTGTGCATGATCTCCAGCCTGGCACCGTCTTTGAAGGACAGGAAGTACGTCTTCAGCCCCGTGTTGGGATTGTGATACAACGCGTTGGACGTGGCGTCAAAATATGTCTCATAAAATGCCCTGACCGCCTCAAGATTCGTCACATAGACAGCCATATGATTGATTGTCATACAGTCTCCTTTCCCACGAAAAGTTTTTTGAGGAATACCAAAACCCACCGGATGATAAAAACATTGACAAATGAGACTAAGTCTGATAAACTTAGTTTATTAGACTGACACGGAGGTTTTCGTATGAAACAAGTTAACATTCATGAAGCCAAGACCCATCTTTCCGCGCTTGTGGAAAGAGCTGCTGCAGGCGAGTCTTTTATCATCGCCAAATCCGGCCGTCCGTTGGTGGTCGTCAGTTCATACGCTCCTGCAGAACCTCCCCCCCGCACGGGTTTCTTAAAAGGTCAAGTTTCCGTACCCGCCGATTTTGATCATATAGGCAGCCCTGAAATCGAAGATATGTTTGGCGGTGCGTTATGAGACTATTGCTCGATACACATATTCTCCTTTGGGCGGCCACTGGCGAATTGCCCGCCGGGGCCAAGCGGTATATCGAAGATATGTCCAATACATTGCTATTCAGCCCCGCAAGTCTTTGGGAGATTGTCATTAAAACCAAGTTGCAACGGACTGATTTTGTGATTGACCCCGTTTTGCTGTACAACGGGCTCATCGCGTCGGGCTATGAAGAAATGCCTATTTCGACGCGACACGCTTTGTTTGTCGCTTCTTTGCCTCCGTTTCACAAAGATCCCTTTGATCGTATTTTGCTTGCCCAAGCCGCCGTTGAAGGCGTCTCTTTATTGACGGCCGACAATACGCTGGCGCGTTATCAGAGTTCTGTGATTTTTGTCGGATAACTGATTCTCAGGCTTACGCCAGTTACTCTTTCAACAACATCTGGGATTTCGCGACCGAGTGCTTCTTTTTACCTCCCTCGAATTCGAGAGAGGTAAAATTTTGCCGCCAATCAGATCCACACCACGCCTTCGAAGACCTTTTCGCAGCCGCCGGTCATAAAGACGCCCTCGTCCGTGTAGCGGACGGTCAGTTCTCCGCCGGTCAGGATTACGCGGATGTCCGCGCCCTTGTCGCAGTGGCCGTTTAGTACGGAGGCCACGACGGCGGCGCAGGCGCCGGTGCCGCAGGCGAGGGTTTCGCCGCTGCCACGCTCCCAGACGCGCATCTTGATCGTGTGACTGTCGATGATCTGGATAAACTCCGTGTTGACGCGCTCCGGAAACAGCGGACTCATCTCAAACTTCGGTCCCAACGTGCGCAGGTCGAGGACATCCGGTTCTTCGCAAAATACGACGCAGTGGGGATTGCCCATCGAGACGCAGGTGATTGTGTACTGTCCGTCGGCGATCTCCACCGGGCGCGCGATGACCGTGTCGCCGGGAAGAGCCACCGGAATCCGCCCGGTTTGCAGCTCCGCCCTCCCCATGTCCACCCGCACCGAACTCACCAACGCGTTTTGCGTCGTGAGGAAAAGCTCTTTGATGCCGCTCAGCGTCTCGATCGTCATACGTTTCTTGCAGACGGCCCGGTTGTCGTAGAGATATTTCGCAATGCAGCGGATCGCGTTGCCGCACATCCGCCCCTCGCTGCCGTCCAGATTGAACATCCGCATCCGCGCGTCGGCCACTTTGGAGCGGAGAATCAACACCACCCCATCGCTGCCGACGCCGAAATGCCGGTCGGACAGAAAGACCGAGAGCGATTCGGGGGAGTTCATCTCCCGAGCGAAACAGTCGATGTAGATGTAGTCGTTTCCGCAGCCGTGCATCTTCGTGAACGGCAGCGCCAGCCGCTCGCTGCGCATGTTGTTGATGTCCACAAGCTCGGTGTTGCTCTCGTTGTAGCGGCTAAGCAAACTGTCTGCCATCGCGTGGGCGGTGTCCAGACTGGTGAGACACGGGATGCCCAGCAGACACGCCTTCCGCCGAATCCGTACGCTGTCCTTCGCGGGGTTGCGCCCCTTCGCGGAAGTGGAGATGATGTAGTTGATCCGGCCGCTCTCAAGCAGCGTCAGAGAGTTCTCGTCCGGGGCGTCGTGGATCTTCTGCACCACCGTCACTGCAAGACCTGCGCGGCGCAGCACGGCCGCCGTGCCCGCCGTGGCGTAGAGCGGAAAATCCATGCTTTCGAACTTCTTCGCGAGATCCGTCACCTCGCCCTTGTCCGTGTCGCGCACCGTGATGAAAACACCGCCGTCCTTGCGCATATTGTAGCCCGCCGCCACAAGCCCTTTGAAGAGCGCTTCTTGTAAATTTTTACCAATTCCAAGGACCTCACCCGTGGATTTCATCTCGGGACCAAGCTGCGTGTCGAGATCCGTAAGTTTCTCAAACGAGAACACCGGAACCTTCACCGCGGTGTAGGGCGGAAGCGGGGCGATGCCTTCCTCGTAGCCTAAGTCGCACAGCTTCTCGCCCAAGCTCACCCGGGTGGAGAGGTCGCACATGGGGATACCCGTCACCTTGCTGATGTAAGGGACCGTACGGGAGGCCCGAGGGTTCACTTCGATGACGGCAATCTCACCCTCCGCGATGACGTATTGCAGATTGACAAGACCCGACACCCGCAGAGCGGTGCAAATCTTCTTCGTGACCGCCATGATGCGTTCCGCCATATCGTCGTCGATGTGTGTGGCGGGGTAGACGGCAATGCTGTCGCCGGAATGGATGCCGGTGCGCTCAATGTGTTCCATGACGCCGGGGATCAAAATGTGCTCACCGTCGCAGATGGCGTCCACCTCGATCTCCCGGCCGCTCAGGTATTTGTCGATCAGGACAGGGCCCGTCTGCTGCTGGCGAAGGATGATCTCCATGTACTCAAGGATGTCCTCCCGGCCGAAAGCGATGATCATGTTCTGTCCGCCCAGCACATAGGAGGGCCGCATGAGCACCGGGAAACCCAACCGGTCGGCGGCGGCCAGCGCCTCCTCGGCCGTCTGCACGGCGCAGCCCT from Oscillospiraceae bacterium carries:
- a CDS encoding type II toxin-antitoxin system prevent-host-death family antitoxin; its protein translation is MKQVNIHEAKTHLSALVERAAAGESFIIAKSGRPLVVVSSYAPAEPPPRTGFLKGQVSVPADFDHIGSPEIEDMFGGAL
- a CDS encoding VOC family protein; its protein translation is MTINHMAVYVTNLEAVRAFYETYFDATSNALYHNPNTGLKTYFLSFKDGARLEIMHRSDVRAVSQVVADRLGYAHLALGVGSREAVDRLTARLKSDGFAVLKEPRTTGDGYYESCVLDVEGNVLEIVAEYENGK
- a CDS encoding type II toxin-antitoxin system VapC family toxin, translated to MRLLLDTHILLWAATGELPAGAKRYIEDMSNTLLFSPASLWEIVIKTKLQRTDFVIDPVLLYNGLIASGYEEMPISTRHALFVASLPPFHKDPFDRILLAQAAVEGVSLLTADNTLARYQSSVIFVG